One window of Globicephala melas chromosome 2, mGloMel1.2, whole genome shotgun sequence genomic DNA carries:
- the PPP2R3C gene encoding serine/threonine-protein phosphatase 2A regulatory subunit B'' subunit gamma isoform X2: MDWKEILRRRIATPNTGPNKKKSEQELKDEEMDLFTKYYSEWKGGRKNTNEFYKTIPRFYYRLPAEDEVLLQKLREESRAVFLQRKSRELLDNEELQNLWFLLDKHQTPPMIGEEAMINYENFLKVGEKAGPKCKQFFAAKVFAKLLHTDSYGRISIMQFFNYVMRKVWLHQTRIGLSLYDVAGQGYLRESDLENYILELIPTLPQLDGLEKSFYSFYVCTAVRKFFFFLDPLRTGKIKIQDILACSFLDDLLELRDEELSKESQETNWFSAPSALRVYGQYLNLDKDHNGMLSKEELSRYGTATMTNVFLDRVFQECLTYDGEMDYKTYLDFVLALENRKEPAALQYIFKLLDIENKGYLNVFSLNYFFRAIQELMKIHGQDPVSFQDVKDEIFDMVKPKDPLKISLQDLINSNQGDTVTTILIDLNGFWTYENREALVANDNENSADLDDT; this comes from the exons ATGGACTGGAAAGAAATTCTTCGCCGGCGGATAGCGACGCCCAACACCGGTCCAAACA aaaaaaaaagtgaacaagaattaaaagatgaagaaatggatttatttacCAAGTATTACTCAGAATGGAAAGGAGgtagaaaaaacacaaatgaattcTATAAGACCATTCCCCGGTTTTATTATAGG CTGCCAGCTGAAGATGAGGTCTTACTACAGAAATTAAGAGAAGAATCCAGAGCCGTCTTTCTGCAAAGGAAAAGCAGGGAACTGTTAGATAATGAAGAATTACAG AACTTATGGTTTTTGCTGGACAAGCACCAGACACCACCCATGATTGGAGAGGAAGCAATGattaattatgaaaattttttaaaggttggtGAAAAAGCTGGACCAAAGTGCAA gCAATTTTTCGCAGCAAAAGTCTTTGCTAAACTCCTTCATACAGATTCTTATGGAAGAATTTCCATCATGCAGTTCTTTAATTATGTCATGAGAAAAg TTTGGCTTCATCAAACAAGAATAGGCCTCAGTTTATATGATGTTGCTGGACAAGGGTATCTCCGGGAATCT gATTTAGAAAACTACATATTGGAACTTATCCCTACTTTGCCACAATTAGATGGGCTGGAAAAATCTTTTTACTCCTTTTATGTTTGTACAGCAGTTAGgaagttcttcttctttttagacCCTCTAAGAACAG GGAAGATAAAAATTCAAGATATTTTAGCATGCAGCTTCCTAGATGATTTATTGGag TTAAGGGATGAGGAACTGTCCAAGGAGAGTCAAGAAACAAATTGGTTTTCTGCTCCTTCTGCCCTACGGGTGTATG GCCAATATTTGAATCTTGATAAGGATCACAATGGCATGCTCAGTAAAGAAGAACTCTCCCGCTATGGAACAGCAACCATGACCAATGTCTTCTTAGACCGTGTTTTCCAGGAGTGTCTCACTTACGATGGAGAAATG gACTATAAGACCTACCTGGATTTTGTTCTTGCATTAGAAAACCGAAAAGAACCTGCAGCTCtgcaatatattttcaaattgcttGACATTGAGAACAAAGGATATCTGAATGTCTTTTCccttaattatttctttagg GCCATACAAGAACTAATGAAAATCCATGGACAGGATCCTGTTTCATTTCAAGACGTCAag GATGAAATCTTTGACATGGTAAAACCAAAGGATCCTTTGAAAATCTCTCTTCAGGATTTAATCAACAGTAATCAAGGAGACACAGTCACCACCATTCTAATTGATCTGAATGGCTTCTGGACTTACGAGAATAGAGAAGCCCTTGTtgcaaatgataatgaaaactctGCAGACCTTGATGATACATGA
- the PPP2R3C gene encoding serine/threonine-protein phosphatase 2A regulatory subunit B'' subunit gamma isoform X4, with protein MDWKEILRRRIATPNTGPNKKKSEQELKDEEMDLFTKYYSEWKGGRKNTNEFYKTIPRFYYRLPAEDEVLLQKLREESRAVFLQRKSRELLDNEELQNLWFLLDKHQTPPMIGEEAMINYENFLKVGEKAGPKCKQFFAAKVFAKLLHTDSYGRISIMQFFNYVMRKVWLHQTRIGLSLYDVAGQGYLRESDLENYILELIPTLPQLDGLEKSFYSFYVCTAVRKFFFFLDPLRTGKIKIQDILACSFLDDLLELRDEELSKESQETNWFSAPSALRVYGQYLNLDKDHNGMLSKEELSRYGTATMTNVFLDRVFQECLTYDGEMDYKTYLDFVLALENRKEPAALQYIFKLLDIENKGYLNVFSLNYFFRVVSENNMMSSEVEFDCILPDKHSAAAGVNVGMSSLLR; from the exons ATGGACTGGAAAGAAATTCTTCGCCGGCGGATAGCGACGCCCAACACCGGTCCAAACA aaaaaaaaagtgaacaagaattaaaagatgaagaaatggatttatttacCAAGTATTACTCAGAATGGAAAGGAGgtagaaaaaacacaaatgaattcTATAAGACCATTCCCCGGTTTTATTATAGG CTGCCAGCTGAAGATGAGGTCTTACTACAGAAATTAAGAGAAGAATCCAGAGCCGTCTTTCTGCAAAGGAAAAGCAGGGAACTGTTAGATAATGAAGAATTACAG AACTTATGGTTTTTGCTGGACAAGCACCAGACACCACCCATGATTGGAGAGGAAGCAATGattaattatgaaaattttttaaaggttggtGAAAAAGCTGGACCAAAGTGCAA gCAATTTTTCGCAGCAAAAGTCTTTGCTAAACTCCTTCATACAGATTCTTATGGAAGAATTTCCATCATGCAGTTCTTTAATTATGTCATGAGAAAAg TTTGGCTTCATCAAACAAGAATAGGCCTCAGTTTATATGATGTTGCTGGACAAGGGTATCTCCGGGAATCT gATTTAGAAAACTACATATTGGAACTTATCCCTACTTTGCCACAATTAGATGGGCTGGAAAAATCTTTTTACTCCTTTTATGTTTGTACAGCAGTTAGgaagttcttcttctttttagacCCTCTAAGAACAG GGAAGATAAAAATTCAAGATATTTTAGCATGCAGCTTCCTAGATGATTTATTGGag TTAAGGGATGAGGAACTGTCCAAGGAGAGTCAAGAAACAAATTGGTTTTCTGCTCCTTCTGCCCTACGGGTGTATG GCCAATATTTGAATCTTGATAAGGATCACAATGGCATGCTCAGTAAAGAAGAACTCTCCCGCTATGGAACAGCAACCATGACCAATGTCTTCTTAGACCGTGTTTTCCAGGAGTGTCTCACTTACGATGGAGAAATG gACTATAAGACCTACCTGGATTTTGTTCTTGCATTAGAAAACCGAAAAGAACCTGCAGCTCtgcaatatattttcaaattgcttGACATTGAGAACAAAGGATATCTGAATGTCTTTTCccttaattatttctttagg GTGGTCTCAGAGAATAACATGATGAGCTCTGAAGTGGAATTTGATTGTATTTTACCTGATAAGCATTCAGCTGCAGCAGGTGTAAATGTAGGAATGTCTTCCCTTTTAAGATAA
- the PPP2R3C gene encoding serine/threonine-protein phosphatase 2A regulatory subunit B'' subunit gamma isoform X5 encodes MIGEEAMINYENFLKVGEKAGPKCKQFFAAKVFAKLLHTDSYGRISIMQFFNYVMRKVWLHQTRIGLSLYDVAGQGYLRESDLENYILELIPTLPQLDGLEKSFYSFYVCTAVRKFFFFLDPLRTGKIKIQDILACSFLDDLLELRDEELSKESQETNWFSAPSALRVYGQYLNLDKDHNGMLSKEELSRYGTATMTNVFLDRVFQECLTYDGEMDYKTYLDFVLALENRKEPAALQYIFKLLDIENKGYLNVFSLNYFFRAIQELMKIHGQDPVSFQDVKDEIFDMVKPKDPLKISLQDLINSNQGDTVTTILIDLNGFWTYENREALVANDNENSADLDDT; translated from the exons ATGATTGGAGAGGAAGCAATGattaattatgaaaattttttaaaggttggtGAAAAAGCTGGACCAAAGTGCAA gCAATTTTTCGCAGCAAAAGTCTTTGCTAAACTCCTTCATACAGATTCTTATGGAAGAATTTCCATCATGCAGTTCTTTAATTATGTCATGAGAAAAg TTTGGCTTCATCAAACAAGAATAGGCCTCAGTTTATATGATGTTGCTGGACAAGGGTATCTCCGGGAATCT gATTTAGAAAACTACATATTGGAACTTATCCCTACTTTGCCACAATTAGATGGGCTGGAAAAATCTTTTTACTCCTTTTATGTTTGTACAGCAGTTAGgaagttcttcttctttttagacCCTCTAAGAACAG GGAAGATAAAAATTCAAGATATTTTAGCATGCAGCTTCCTAGATGATTTATTGGag TTAAGGGATGAGGAACTGTCCAAGGAGAGTCAAGAAACAAATTGGTTTTCTGCTCCTTCTGCCCTACGGGTGTATG GCCAATATTTGAATCTTGATAAGGATCACAATGGCATGCTCAGTAAAGAAGAACTCTCCCGCTATGGAACAGCAACCATGACCAATGTCTTCTTAGACCGTGTTTTCCAGGAGTGTCTCACTTACGATGGAGAAATG gACTATAAGACCTACCTGGATTTTGTTCTTGCATTAGAAAACCGAAAAGAACCTGCAGCTCtgcaatatattttcaaattgcttGACATTGAGAACAAAGGATATCTGAATGTCTTTTCccttaattatttctttagg GCCATACAAGAACTAATGAAAATCCATGGACAGGATCCTGTTTCATTTCAAGACGTCAag GATGAAATCTTTGACATGGTAAAACCAAAGGATCCTTTGAAAATCTCTCTTCAGGATTTAATCAACAGTAATCAAGGAGACACAGTCACCACCATTCTAATTGATCTGAATGGCTTCTGGACTTACGAGAATAGAGAAGCCCTTGTtgcaaatgataatgaaaactctGCAGACCTTGATGATACATGA
- the PPP2R3C gene encoding serine/threonine-protein phosphatase 2A regulatory subunit B'' subunit gamma isoform X3, which yields MDWKEILRRRIATPNTGPNSEESCAPVSWFKVEELLNEMAICQQQAEKKSEQELKDEEMDLFTKYYSEWKGGRKNTNEFYKTIPRFYYRLPAEDEVLLQKLREESRAVFLQRKSRELLDNEELQNLWFLLDKHQTPPMIGEEAMINYENFLKVGEKAGPKCKQFFAAKVFAKLLHTDSYGRISIMQFFNYVMRKVWLHQTRIGLSLYDVAGQGYLRESDLENYILELIPTLPQLDGLEKSFYSFYVCTAVRKFFFFLDPLRTGKIKIQDILACSFLDDLLELRDEELSKESQETNWFSAPSALRVYGQYLNLDKDHNGMLSKEELSRYGTATMTNVFLDRVFQECLTYDGEMDYKTYLDFVLALENRKEPAALQYIFKLLDIENKGYLNVFSLNYFFRVVSENNMMSSEVEFDCILPDKHSAAAGVNVGMSSLLR from the exons ATGGACTGGAAAGAAATTCTTCGCCGGCGGATAGCGACGCCCAACACCGGTCCAAACA GTGAAGAAAGCTGTGCACCAGTCTCATGGTTCAAGGTGGAGGAATTGCTAAATGAGATGGCCATCTGCCAGCAGCAAGCAG aaaaaaaaagtgaacaagaattaaaagatgaagaaatggatttatttacCAAGTATTACTCAGAATGGAAAGGAGgtagaaaaaacacaaatgaattcTATAAGACCATTCCCCGGTTTTATTATAGG CTGCCAGCTGAAGATGAGGTCTTACTACAGAAATTAAGAGAAGAATCCAGAGCCGTCTTTCTGCAAAGGAAAAGCAGGGAACTGTTAGATAATGAAGAATTACAG AACTTATGGTTTTTGCTGGACAAGCACCAGACACCACCCATGATTGGAGAGGAAGCAATGattaattatgaaaattttttaaaggttggtGAAAAAGCTGGACCAAAGTGCAA gCAATTTTTCGCAGCAAAAGTCTTTGCTAAACTCCTTCATACAGATTCTTATGGAAGAATTTCCATCATGCAGTTCTTTAATTATGTCATGAGAAAAg TTTGGCTTCATCAAACAAGAATAGGCCTCAGTTTATATGATGTTGCTGGACAAGGGTATCTCCGGGAATCT gATTTAGAAAACTACATATTGGAACTTATCCCTACTTTGCCACAATTAGATGGGCTGGAAAAATCTTTTTACTCCTTTTATGTTTGTACAGCAGTTAGgaagttcttcttctttttagacCCTCTAAGAACAG GGAAGATAAAAATTCAAGATATTTTAGCATGCAGCTTCCTAGATGATTTATTGGag TTAAGGGATGAGGAACTGTCCAAGGAGAGTCAAGAAACAAATTGGTTTTCTGCTCCTTCTGCCCTACGGGTGTATG GCCAATATTTGAATCTTGATAAGGATCACAATGGCATGCTCAGTAAAGAAGAACTCTCCCGCTATGGAACAGCAACCATGACCAATGTCTTCTTAGACCGTGTTTTCCAGGAGTGTCTCACTTACGATGGAGAAATG gACTATAAGACCTACCTGGATTTTGTTCTTGCATTAGAAAACCGAAAAGAACCTGCAGCTCtgcaatatattttcaaattgcttGACATTGAGAACAAAGGATATCTGAATGTCTTTTCccttaattatttctttagg GTGGTCTCAGAGAATAACATGATGAGCTCTGAAGTGGAATTTGATTGTATTTTACCTGATAAGCATTCAGCTGCAGCAGGTGTAAATGTAGGAATGTCTTCCCTTTTAAGATAA
- the PPP2R3C gene encoding serine/threonine-protein phosphatase 2A regulatory subunit B'' subunit gamma isoform X1 yields the protein MDWKEILRRRIATPNTGPNSEESCAPVSWFKVEELLNEMAICQQQAEKKSEQELKDEEMDLFTKYYSEWKGGRKNTNEFYKTIPRFYYRLPAEDEVLLQKLREESRAVFLQRKSRELLDNEELQNLWFLLDKHQTPPMIGEEAMINYENFLKVGEKAGPKCKQFFAAKVFAKLLHTDSYGRISIMQFFNYVMRKVWLHQTRIGLSLYDVAGQGYLRESDLENYILELIPTLPQLDGLEKSFYSFYVCTAVRKFFFFLDPLRTGKIKIQDILACSFLDDLLELRDEELSKESQETNWFSAPSALRVYGQYLNLDKDHNGMLSKEELSRYGTATMTNVFLDRVFQECLTYDGEMDYKTYLDFVLALENRKEPAALQYIFKLLDIENKGYLNVFSLNYFFRAIQELMKIHGQDPVSFQDVKDEIFDMVKPKDPLKISLQDLINSNQGDTVTTILIDLNGFWTYENREALVANDNENSADLDDT from the exons ATGGACTGGAAAGAAATTCTTCGCCGGCGGATAGCGACGCCCAACACCGGTCCAAACA GTGAAGAAAGCTGTGCACCAGTCTCATGGTTCAAGGTGGAGGAATTGCTAAATGAGATGGCCATCTGCCAGCAGCAAGCAG aaaaaaaaagtgaacaagaattaaaagatgaagaaatggatttatttacCAAGTATTACTCAGAATGGAAAGGAGgtagaaaaaacacaaatgaattcTATAAGACCATTCCCCGGTTTTATTATAGG CTGCCAGCTGAAGATGAGGTCTTACTACAGAAATTAAGAGAAGAATCCAGAGCCGTCTTTCTGCAAAGGAAAAGCAGGGAACTGTTAGATAATGAAGAATTACAG AACTTATGGTTTTTGCTGGACAAGCACCAGACACCACCCATGATTGGAGAGGAAGCAATGattaattatgaaaattttttaaaggttggtGAAAAAGCTGGACCAAAGTGCAA gCAATTTTTCGCAGCAAAAGTCTTTGCTAAACTCCTTCATACAGATTCTTATGGAAGAATTTCCATCATGCAGTTCTTTAATTATGTCATGAGAAAAg TTTGGCTTCATCAAACAAGAATAGGCCTCAGTTTATATGATGTTGCTGGACAAGGGTATCTCCGGGAATCT gATTTAGAAAACTACATATTGGAACTTATCCCTACTTTGCCACAATTAGATGGGCTGGAAAAATCTTTTTACTCCTTTTATGTTTGTACAGCAGTTAGgaagttcttcttctttttagacCCTCTAAGAACAG GGAAGATAAAAATTCAAGATATTTTAGCATGCAGCTTCCTAGATGATTTATTGGag TTAAGGGATGAGGAACTGTCCAAGGAGAGTCAAGAAACAAATTGGTTTTCTGCTCCTTCTGCCCTACGGGTGTATG GCCAATATTTGAATCTTGATAAGGATCACAATGGCATGCTCAGTAAAGAAGAACTCTCCCGCTATGGAACAGCAACCATGACCAATGTCTTCTTAGACCGTGTTTTCCAGGAGTGTCTCACTTACGATGGAGAAATG gACTATAAGACCTACCTGGATTTTGTTCTTGCATTAGAAAACCGAAAAGAACCTGCAGCTCtgcaatatattttcaaattgcttGACATTGAGAACAAAGGATATCTGAATGTCTTTTCccttaattatttctttagg GCCATACAAGAACTAATGAAAATCCATGGACAGGATCCTGTTTCATTTCAAGACGTCAag GATGAAATCTTTGACATGGTAAAACCAAAGGATCCTTTGAAAATCTCTCTTCAGGATTTAATCAACAGTAATCAAGGAGACACAGTCACCACCATTCTAATTGATCTGAATGGCTTCTGGACTTACGAGAATAGAGAAGCCCTTGTtgcaaatgataatgaaaactctGCAGACCTTGATGATACATGA